The sequence CTACTTTATCTGCTTCTTGTGTCAGACCTAATTCTTTATACGCATTTTCCATATAGACAAGCGCGTCACGAGTGGCTTGTGTATCAGGATAATTACGCATCATTTGCTCTACTCTATTAATAACCGCGACATAAGCCCCTCGTTTAGTATAGAATTTCGCAACAGAAAGATCATACTTCGCTAAACGGTTTTTAAGAAAGACGAGGCGTTTGGTTGCATCGGCGGCGTAAAGGCTGTCTGGATAGTAACGAACTAATTGACTAAAATCTTTAAATGCCACAATTGCATGTTGAGGATCACGGTCTGAACGATCAATACCAAAGAATCCTTGTAATGCACTATCATCTAATGCTTGAGCAGTTAAGCCTCGCATATAAAGAACATAGTCGATATTAGGATGGGTTGGGTTTAATCGCATAAAACGGTCGATTGCAGAAATCGCCATTGGTAGTTCCGCTGACTTATAATAAGCATAAATCAGATCGAGTTGAACTTGTTGCGAGTAAGGGCCAAAAGGATAGCGATTATCGAGAGACTCTAATTGTTTGATAGCCGCTCCATAATTGCCATCTAGCAATTTTTCCTGACTGGTTGAGTAAAGCTCAGAAGGTGACATATCGGCAGTAGCGTCTTTGTCTGAACTCGAACAGCCAGTAAGTAACAGGCTTAAAGTGGCCGCTGCCACCAGGTATTTAATGCGTCTCATCACGTATTGATTATCCTCTGAATAGGTTTGGGGAGTCTCTCCGTGAAGCTCCCCTGAAATCGGTTACACTATAACTCATTTTAAATGAAACGGCTGTGCCGTCAAAACACTAACTTAATTAATAGAAAATTATTTATGTCTCAACAAATACGACTTAATGCTACAGTCGCAGATTCACAGCTGGGTCAACGCTTAGATCAGGCTTTGGCCGAAATGTTCCCTGATTATTCAAGATCTCGTATAAAAGAGTGGATCTTAGACAATAGAGTGCAGGTTAACGATAAAATCATCAATAAGCCAAAAGAAAAAATGCTTGGCGGTGAAAAAATTGAAGTCGATGCCTTAATTGAAGAGGAAGTTCGTTGGGAGCCTCAGAATATTCCGTTAAATATCGTCTATGAAGATGATGATATTTTAGTTATCAATAAGCCAAGAGATCTCGTTGTGCATCCTGGTGCTGGTAACCCTGATGGCACCGTATTAAACGCATTACTTTATCGCTATCCAGAGATTGCTAATGTCCCTCGTGCAGGTATTGTCCATCGATTAGATAAAGACACAACAGGTTTAATGGTTGTTGCAAAAACAGTTCCTGCTCAAACGCATTTGGTAGAAGCTTTACAACGTCGTGAAATCACGCGTGAGTATGAAGCGGTTGCAACAGGAAGAATGACTGCTGGAGGAGTAGTGAATGAACCTATTTCTCGACATCCAACTAAACGGACTCATATGGCTGTTCACCCAATGGGTAAACCAGCGGTAACACATTATCGTGTTATGGAGCATTTCCGTGCTCATACGCGTTTACGTTTACGTTTAGAAACTGGCCGTACTCACCAAATTCGTGTTCATATGGCACATATTCACCATGCTTTAATTGGTGATCAGCTTTATGCAGGAAGACCTCGTCCTTTAAAAGGGGCATCAGATGAATTACGTGAAACGTTACGTTTATTTGATAGACAGGCTCTACATGCAACGATGCTACGCCTTTATCATCCAATAACAGGTATTGAAATGGAATGGCATGCACCATTACCTGATGATATGGTTAAGCTGATTGATGTGCTAAAAGCTGACGTTGAACAGTTCAAAGATGAAATGGATTGGTAAATGACTTCATTAATTTTTCCAGATTGGCCACAACCTGAAAATATTGGGGCTTGCAGTACCTTGAGAGAGGGGGGAGTGAGTCTGCCACCTTATAATAGCCTGAATTTAGGCGCTCATGTTGGTGATAAACTATCTGATGTCGAAGAAAATAGACGCAGATTGTGTCAGCAAGCTCAGTTGCCTGAAATGCCACTATGGCTTGAACAAGTTCATGGCACTCATGTTGTTACGCTAAGTGCTGAGAAAAATAATGAAATACAAGGTGATGCCCTTTACACCTCTACGGTGAAAAAAGTTTGCGCA comes from Proteus vulgaris and encodes:
- the bamD gene encoding outer membrane protein assembly factor BamD: MRRIKYLVAAATLSLLLTGCSSSDKDATADMSPSELYSTSQEKLLDGNYGAAIKQLESLDNRYPFGPYSQQVQLDLIYAYYKSAELPMAISAIDRFMRLNPTHPNIDYVLYMRGLTAQALDDSALQGFFGIDRSDRDPQHAIVAFKDFSQLVRYYPDSLYAADATKRLVFLKNRLAKYDLSVAKFYTKRGAYVAVINRVEQMMRNYPDTQATRDALVYMENAYKELGLTQEADKVASLIAANPA
- the rluD gene encoding 23S rRNA pseudouridine(1911/1915/1917) synthase RluD, with translation MSQQIRLNATVADSQLGQRLDQALAEMFPDYSRSRIKEWILDNRVQVNDKIINKPKEKMLGGEKIEVDALIEEEVRWEPQNIPLNIVYEDDDILVINKPRDLVVHPGAGNPDGTVLNALLYRYPEIANVPRAGIVHRLDKDTTGLMVVAKTVPAQTHLVEALQRREITREYEAVATGRMTAGGVVNEPISRHPTKRTHMAVHPMGKPAVTHYRVMEHFRAHTRLRLRLETGRTHQIRVHMAHIHHALIGDQLYAGRPRPLKGASDELRETLRLFDRQALHATMLRLYHPITGIEMEWHAPLPDDMVKLIDVLKADVEQFKDEMDW